GATTTTTTATGGGGAAGTGCATCAGCAGCTTATCAAATAGAAGGGGCTTATAACGTTGATGGAAAAGGTATGTCTAACTGGGATCATTTTGTGAGAATACCAGGAAAAACTTTTAAGGGAACAACAGGTGAT
The Candidatus Fusobacterium pullicola genome window above contains:
- a CDS encoding family 1 glycosylhydrolase, whose amino-acid sequence is MYKFPKDFLWGSASAAYQIEGAYNVDGKGMSNWDHFVRIPGKTFKGTTGD